Proteins from one Mercurialis annua linkage group LG7, ddMerAnnu1.2, whole genome shotgun sequence genomic window:
- the LOC126655208 gene encoding thioredoxin-like protein HCF164, chloroplastic isoform X2: MARVVSNPLSFHRFRPCFHGSCTFNTTLSFQIRPRRFPNVLVACQTDPKLTETSTTDKVTVEPISSSDVKNEGSTSTGLPEFPNKSVNKRIAAVSLVAAVGLFLSARLDFGVSLKDLTAAALPYEEALSNGKPTVVEFYADWCEVCRELAPDVYKVEQQFKDKVNFVMLNVDNTKWEQELDEFGVEGIPHFAFLDKQGNEEGNVVGRFPRQYFLENVDALARGEADIPHARVLGQYSSTELRKVHQVVDPRSHG, translated from the exons ATGGCTCGTGTGGTTTCAAACCCTTTAAGCTTCCATAGATTCCGACCATGTTTTCATGGCTCATGCACCTTCAACACCACTCTCAGCTTCCAAATCAGACCACGCAGATTCCCGAATGTTCTAGTAGCTTGCCAAACTGATCCTAAACTCACAGAAACCTCCACAACT GATAAGGTTACTGTTGAACCCATTTCTTCAAGTGATGTGAAAAATGAGGGTTCAACTTCAACTGGGCTGCCTGAATTTCCAAATAAGAGTGTAAATAAGCGAATTGCAGCGGTTTCTTTGGTTGCTGCTGTGGGGCTTTTCTTGTCTGCAAGATTGGATTTTGGTGTTTCTTTGAAGGATCTTACTGCTGCTGCTTTACCCTATGAAGag GCTCTTTCTAATGGAAAACCTACTGTTGTGGAGTTTTATGCTGATTGGTGTGAAGTATGTCGAGAGCTAGCTccagatgtttacaaagttGAGCAACAGTTCAA GGATAAGGTTAATTTTGTTATGTTGAATGTTGATAACACAAAGTGGGAACAAGAGCTTGATGAATTTGGTGTTGAGGGTATTCCACACTTTGCATTTCTAGACAAACAAGGGAATGAAGAGGGCAATGTAGTTGGTAGATTTCCAAGGCAGTATTTCCTTGAGAATGTCGATGCGCTTGCTCGAGGGGAAGCGGACATTCCTCATGCTCGTGTCCTCGGACAATATTCGAGCACCGAATTAAGGAAAGTGCACCAAGTTGTTGATCCTAGAAGTCATGGATAG
- the LOC126655208 gene encoding thioredoxin-like protein HCF164, chloroplastic isoform X1, giving the protein MARVVSNPLSFHRFRPCFHGSCTFNTTLSFQIRPRRFPNVLVACQTDPKLTETSTTVTTFDKVTVEPISSSDVKNEGSTSTGLPEFPNKSVNKRIAAVSLVAAVGLFLSARLDFGVSLKDLTAAALPYEEALSNGKPTVVEFYADWCEVCRELAPDVYKVEQQFKDKVNFVMLNVDNTKWEQELDEFGVEGIPHFAFLDKQGNEEGNVVGRFPRQYFLENVDALARGEADIPHARVLGQYSSTELRKVHQVVDPRSHG; this is encoded by the exons ATGGCTCGTGTGGTTTCAAACCCTTTAAGCTTCCATAGATTCCGACCATGTTTTCATGGCTCATGCACCTTCAACACCACTCTCAGCTTCCAAATCAGACCACGCAGATTCCCGAATGTTCTAGTAGCTTGCCAAACTGATCCTAAACTCACAGAAACCTCCACAACTGTAACTACTTTT GATAAGGTTACTGTTGAACCCATTTCTTCAAGTGATGTGAAAAATGAGGGTTCAACTTCAACTGGGCTGCCTGAATTTCCAAATAAGAGTGTAAATAAGCGAATTGCAGCGGTTTCTTTGGTTGCTGCTGTGGGGCTTTTCTTGTCTGCAAGATTGGATTTTGGTGTTTCTTTGAAGGATCTTACTGCTGCTGCTTTACCCTATGAAGag GCTCTTTCTAATGGAAAACCTACTGTTGTGGAGTTTTATGCTGATTGGTGTGAAGTATGTCGAGAGCTAGCTccagatgtttacaaagttGAGCAACAGTTCAA GGATAAGGTTAATTTTGTTATGTTGAATGTTGATAACACAAAGTGGGAACAAGAGCTTGATGAATTTGGTGTTGAGGGTATTCCACACTTTGCATTTCTAGACAAACAAGGGAATGAAGAGGGCAATGTAGTTGGTAGATTTCCAAGGCAGTATTTCCTTGAGAATGTCGATGCGCTTGCTCGAGGGGAAGCGGACATTCCTCATGCTCGTGTCCTCGGACAATATTCGAGCACCGAATTAAGGAAAGTGCACCAAGTTGTTGATCCTAGAAGTCATGGATAG
- the LOC126655205 gene encoding wall-associated receptor kinase-like 14, whose product MMLEERNLSVWPFFTSILVAILSIGYGHGHECKKSCGVGNKMKLVPYPFGFSSECEVQLNCSEESGDIKIGDFQVQNLTSDSVLVYVPANCSRSLDLIRVLFGQNYAPKWKNGLLLQNCSKSLDSCVIPSKNFVSQLHIPSCNSRSDNISCYSRGNSDMDVLSYDHLNSTQCKFLFSSFAVGANSPSVSLEFERVELDWWLEGSCEVDRVQCAKKANCTDVRLGEGKAGFRCRCIEGFTGDGFENGEGCQSVSNCNASKYINGQCGGTTRVGVLVGGIIAGASLMSGLALICYFVRRRSNSWRNRLSAKRLLCEAAGNSSVPFYPYREIEKATNGFSDKQRLGVGAYGTVYAGKLHNDEWVAIKRIRHRDMDSVDQVMNEIKLLSSVSHQNLVRLLGCCIEEGEPILVYEFMPNGTLCQHLQRERGKGLPWTIRLTIAAETANAIAFLHSTMNPPIYHRDIKSSNILLDYNYRSKVADFGLSRLGMTESSHISTAPQGTPGYLDPQYHQYFHLSDKSDVYSFGVVLVEIITGLKVVDFSRAHSEVNLAALAIDRIGRGCIDEIIDPYLDPNKDAWTLSSMHNVAELAFRCLAFHRDMRPTMMEVAEELEHIRLSAWVPNMYTASPAASTCSSPDNQSERSLSVKSVKKAAIASRRLLVPQTPLDCLTTLEEVKDSSPVSVQDPWCSEQSSPSTNSLLGNAGPS is encoded by the exons ATGATGCTTGAAGAAAGAAATTTGTCAGTTTGGCCCTTCTTCACCTCAATTTTGGTAGCTATTTTGAGTATTGGTTATGGTCATGGGCATGAGTGTAAGAAATCTTGTGGAGTtggtaacaaaatgaagttggTTCCTTACCCTTTTGGATTTTCAAGTGAGTGTGAAGTTCAATTGAATTGCAGTGAAGAGTCAGGAGACATTAAAATTGGTGACTTTCAAGTCCAAAATTTAACTTCAGATAGTGTTTTAGTTTATGTTCCTGCAAATTGTAGCCGTTCACTTGATTTGATCAGAGTTTTATTTGGTCAAAATTATGCACCAAAATGGAAAAATGGTTTGCTTTTACAAAACTGTTCAAAGTCTTTAGATAGCTGTGTTATACCCTCAAAGAATTTCGTTAGCCAGTTGCATATACCGAGTTGCAACTCAAGAAGTGATAATATAAGCTGTTATTCTAGGGGGAATTCAGATATGGATGTGTTGAGTTATGATCATTTGAATTCGACTCAGTGTAAGTTCTTGTTCTCTTCATTTGCTGTTGGGGCTAATAGCCCTTCGGTTTCGCTCGAGTTCGAGCGAGTTGAGTTGGATTGGTGGCTTGAAGGGAGTTGTGAGGTTGATCGGGTTCAATGCGCAAAAAAGGCGAATTGTACGGATGTTAGACTTGGTGAGGGGAAGGCGGGATTCCGGTGCCGGTGTATAGAAGGGTTCACCGGAGATGGCTTTGAGAATGGGGAAGGTTGCCAGAGTG TCTCTAACTGCAATGCTTCAAAGTATATTAATGGCCAATGCGGCGGAACTACAAGAGTCGGTGTTCTTGTTGGAG GGATTATTGCTGGAGCTTCACTAATGTCCGGTCTGGCCCTTATCTGTTACTTTGTCCGACGACGGTCCAATTCTTGGAGAAACAGATTAAGTGCGAAGCGGCTTCTTTGTGAAGCTGCTGGAAACTCTAGCGTTCCATTTTACCCATACAGAGAAATCGAAAAGGCTACTAATGGCTTCTCTGATAAACAAAGATTAGGCGTCGGAGCCTATGGAACAGTTTATGCTGGAAAACTTCACAATGACGAGTGGGTCGCGATAAAAAGAATCCGCCATAGAGATATGGATAGTGTTGATCAAGTCATGAATGAAATTAAGCTCCTTTCATCGGTAAGCCATCAAAATCTGGTTCGCCTTCTAGGTTGTTGCATAGAGGAGGGTGAACCCATCCTTGTTTATGAATTCATGCCCAACGGGACCTTGTGCCAGCATCTACAACGAGAGAGGGGAAAAGGACTTCCGTGGACAATACGACTTACCATTGCTGCAGAAACTGCTAATGCTATTGCATTCCTCCATTCCACTATGAACCCGCCAATTTATCACAGAGACATCAAATCTAGCAATATACTACTGGATTACAACTACAGGTCAAAAGTTGCCGATTTTGGTCTTTCTAGGCTTGGCATGACCGAGTCATCCCATATTTCAACGGCGCCACAGGGGACACCTGGCTATCTCGATCCTCAATACCATCAATATTTTCATCTTTCTGATAAAAGTGACGTTTACAGTTTTGGAGTAGTTCTTGTAGAGATCATAACTGGATTGAAAGTTGTTGATTTTTCTCGAGCTCACAGCGAGGTAAACTTGGCTGCACTTGCTATTGATAGGATCGGAAGAGGTTGTATTGACGAGATAATAGATCCTTATCTTGATCCAAACAAGGATGCTTGGACGTTATCGTCCATGCATAACGTAGCTGAGCTGGCATTTAGATGCCTCGCTTTTCATAGGGATATGCGGCCTACAATGATGGAAGTTGCCGAAGAGCTAGAGCACATCCGACTCAGTGCATGGGTTCCAAATATGTACACAGCCTCACCAGCAGCTTCTACTTGTTCTTCACCGGACAATCAAAGTGAGAGGTCGTTAAGTGTTAAATCCGTTAAGAAAGCAGCGATAGCGAGCCGGAGATTACTCGTTCCGCAGACACCCCTAGATTGTTTGACTACATTGGAGGAAGTAAAGGATAGCTCCCCGGTTTCCGTGCAAGATCCGTGGTGTAGCGAACAAAGCTCGCCTTCGACGAACAGCTTGTTGGGTAACGCAGGTCCATCATAG
- the LOC126655207 gene encoding probable LRR receptor-like serine/threonine-protein kinase At3g47570 → MMLEEKNMSVFLFPILSSILVAISTVAYGHGHDCKKSCGIGEQMKWVPYPFGFSSDCIVQLNCTQETGEIKIGEFQIQNITPDSIFTHLPANCSRSLDSIRPLFGQHYAPTCKNGLLLQNCTKSLDSCVIPTNNFVNQLHIPNCNSKSDNISCYSGDNSGTDVLSYDHLSLTQCKFLFSSFSVGSDSPSVSLEFQQLELDWWLEGSCEVDQIQCSKKANCTDVRLGDGKAGFRCRCLEGFTGDGFENGDGCQSGMVPTEGAFKNSSATKLCGGMLSKSGRRRLLVTITCSVAGFLLAVLVVALLYFVRLRKPTRSCTSSSYPNSLLQASYQDLRDATDGFSSSKLIGAGSFGSVYKGILRETGAVIAVKVINLQRYKAAKSFMAECEALRNIRHRNLVKVLTVCSSIDPQGNEFKGLVYEFMGNGNLEEWLHPLPRVDDTPNKLNLLQRLNIAIDIALALEYLHHHCETPIVHCDLKPSNVLLNDELVGHISDFGIAKFISEGSHDYISSHPSSTIGLRGTIGYMPPEYGLGGEVSKQGDVYSYGVLLLEMFTGKRPTHDMFKDGLSLHEFAKSAFPDRVVDISDPILLHELRRRTNNSPSPSSMQNDRITECLISVIGIGVASSVEAPGERMNIKDITMKLYSIRNKLLATCRT, encoded by the exons ATGATgcttgaagaaaaaaatatgtcTGTCTTTCTCTTTCCCATCCTTAGCTCAATTCTTGTAGCCATTTCAACTGTTGCTTATGGTCATGGCCATGATTGCAAGAAGTCTTGTGGCATCGGCGAGCAGATGAAGTGGGTTCCATATCCATTTGGGTTCTCAAGTGATTGCATAGTTCAATTAAATTGTACTCAAGAAACAGGAGAAATCAAAATTGGTGAATTTCAAATCCAGAACATAACCCCAGATAGTATTTTCACTCATCTTCCTGCAAATTGTAGTCGTTCACTTGATTCAATTAGACCTTTATTTGGTCAACACTATGCACCAACGTGTAAAAATGGGTTGCTTTTGCAAAACTGTACCAAGTCTTTAGATAGCTGTGTCATACCCACAAATAATTTTGTAAACCAGTTGCATATACCCAATTGTAATTCAAAGAGTGATAATATAAGCTGCTATTCCGGGGATAATTCAGGAACGGATGTTTTGAGTTATGACCATTTGAGTTTGACTCAGTGTAAGTTCTTATTCTCTTCGTTTTCTGTTGGGTCTGATAGCCCTTCTGTTTCGCTTGAATTCCAGCAGTTGGAGTTGGATTGGTGGCTTGAAGGGAGCTGTGAAGTTGATCAGATTCAATGCTCGAAAAAGGCAAATTGCACGGATGTTAGACTTGGCGATGGGAAGGCAGGTTTCCGGTGTCGGTGTCTGGAAGGGTTCACCGGAGATGGTTTCGAAAATGGAGACGGTTGCCAGAGTG GAATGGTGCCAACTGAAGGGGCATTTAAGAATTCGAGTGCTACTAAGCTCTGTGGTGGTATGCTCAGCAAATCAGGAAGGAGGAGATTGCTTGTTACTATTACTTGTTCTGTTGCTGGGTTTCTCTTGGCAGTTTTGGTGGTTGCCCTGCTGTATTTTGTAAGGTTACGAAAGCCAACTCGTTCATGTACTTCCTCATCATATCCAAATTCACTTTTGCAAGCCTCATATCAAGATCTCCGTGATGCCACAGATGGTTTCTCCTCTTCAAAACTTATTGGTGCCGGTAGCTTTGGATCTGTATACAAAGGAATTCTTCGAGAAACAGGAGCAGTTATTGCAGTTAAGGTTATTAATCTCCAGCGATATAAAGCTGCTAAGAGCTTCATGGCCGAATGCGAAGCCTTGAGAAATATTAGACATCGAAATCTTGTAAAGGTGTTAACTGTATGTTCAAGCATCGATCCTCAAGGAAATGAGTTCAAGGGCCTAGTTTATGAATTCATGGGTAATGGGAACCTAGAAGAGTGGTTGCATCCTCTTCCTAGAGTCGACGACACGCCGAACAAGTTAAATCTTCTTCAAAGGCTAAATATTGCTATAGATATTGCTTTGGCCCTTGAATATCTGCATCACCATTGCGAAACTCCAATAGTTCACTGTGACTTGAAGCCAAGTAATGTTCTTCTCAATGATGAACTAGTTGGGCATATCAGTGACTTCGGGATAGCAAAATTCATTTCAGAGGGTAGTCACGATTATATTAGCAGTCATCCATCGAGTACTATTGGATTAAGAGGAACTATTGGTTATATGCCTCCAG AATATGGGCTAGGAGGTGAGGTGTCAAAACAAGGCGATGTGTACAGCTATGGGGTTCTCTTGTTGGAGATGTTTACGGGGAAGAGACCTACTCACGATATGTTCAAAGACGGATTGAGTCTTCACGAATTTGCAAAGTCAGCTTTCCCAGATAGAGTGGTTGATATTTCAGATCCAATTCTTTTACATGAATTAAGGAGAAGAACAAATAATTCTCCAAGTCCAAGTAGCATGCAAAACGACAGAATTACAGAATGCTTGATTTCCGTAATCGGAATTGGTGTTGCGTCTTCTGTTGAAGCACCGGGAGAGCGTATGAACATCAAAGACATTACCATGAAGCTCTATTCTATTAGAAATAAGCTTCTTGCTACTTGTCGAACCTGA
- the LOC126655204 gene encoding LRR receptor-like serine/threonine-protein kinase EFR — translation MIFAYILMRVIIVFAYLCEAAVSIEIDEQALSYFKAKISDDPLGVMLSWNSSTHFCQWHGVTCSSRHKRVVMLDLSSSFLVGSISPHIGNLSFLRVLNLQNNSLSQEIPAEIGRLRRLEELMLNNNSIGGQIPSNISRCSNLVFINIARNKLEGIIPEELGSLSKMEAFGANNNHLTGSIPFSFGNLSSLVKIFLNTNFFDGSIPESLGRLTNLTDFWVGGNGLSGDIPLSLFNHSSLINFNAVVNQIQGVLPSNIGITLPNIRHFSISVNRITGIIPLSIANASNLEILLISDNQLIGEVPSLENLHRLQHISITKNLLGNSLSFLCSLRNATNLRSLSINFNKFEGILPECIGNLSGTLAVLTVDNNRLFGSIPVAIGNLVNLQRLDMWNNQLSGDIDFIGKLHNLVYLQLQYNSISGEIPNSLGNLTKLTFLNLRKNNLHGSIPSSIGNCRTLQELALSSNNLNGSITPHVFLISSLFLLELSDNHFTGGVPSEIGNLKNLGKLLFHANMLSGEIPTALGSCTSLEMLYLQGNSFQGPIPSSLHSLRGLEILDISHNNLSGQIPEFLATFSFLINLNLSFNDFEGMVPTEGAFKNSSATSLVGNTMLCGGMPEFHLPSCKLKRRRLLVIITCSVVGFLSAVSVVALLFFVRLQKRTRSSTSSLFPNSLLQASYKDLLDATDGFSSSKLIGAGSFGSVYKGILRESGAIIAVKVVNLQHHKAAKSFMAECEALRNIRHRNLVKVLTVCSSIDSQGNEFKALVYEFMANGSLDDWLHPLPRVDDTPNKLNLLQRLDIAIDIASALEYLHHHCETPVVHCDLKPSNILLNDELVGHIGDFGIAKFISDFCSSHQSSTIGLRGTIGYAPPEYGLGAEVSKQGDVYSYGILLLEMFTGKRPTHDMFKDGISLHEFAKSAFPDRVVDISDPILLHELRIRANNTPSSSSTPSSSSTQHNSVTECLISVVGIGVASSVEAPGERMIIKDVTMKLSSIREKLLAARPT, via the exons ATGATCTTTGCTTATATCTTGATGCGTGTGATTATTGTCTTCGCATACCTCTGTGAAGCAGCAGTTTCTATTGAGATTGATGAGCAGGCATTGTCTTATTTCAAGGCCAAGATTAGTGATGACCCTCTTGGGGTTATGCTTTCATGGAACAGCAGCACCCACTTTTGTCAATGGCATGGTGTGACGTGTAGTAGTCGACATAAACGAGTGGTCATGTTAGATCTGAGTTCGTCATTTCTTGTAGGTTCCATATCACCGCATATTGGAAATTTAAGCTTTCTCAGGGTTTTAAATCTTCAAAATAATAGCCTTAGTCAAGAAATTCCTGCGGAAATCGGGCGCCTCCGTAGACTAGAAGAGTTAATGTTGAATAATAACTCAATCGGCGGACAGATACCTTCTAACATATCGCGCTGTTCTAACCTTGTGTTTATTAATATTGCTAGGAATAAGTTGGAAGGCATTATTCCTGAGGAGCTAGGCTCTTTGTCAAAGATGGAAGCTTTTGGTGCAAATAACAATCATCTAACAGGAAGCATCCCGTTTTCTTTTGGTAACTTGTCATCTCTTGTGAAGATTTTTCTGAACACTAATTTTTTTGATGGCAGCATCCCAGAATCCCTTGGTAGATTGACAAATCTTACAGATTTTTGGGTAGGAGGCAACGGGTTATCTGGAGACATTCCTCTCTCACTCTTTAACCACTCTTCTTTGATCAATTTCAATGCGGTAGTTAACCAAATTCAAGGGGTTCTTCCATCAAACATAGGAATTACTCTTCCTAATATTCGCCATTTCTCCATCTCTGTTAACCGGATTACCGGTATTATTCCACTTTCAATAGCCAATGCTTCCAATCTAGAGATACTTCTTATTTCTGATAACCAACTCATCGGAGAAGTTCCTTCTTTGGAAAACCTTCATCGGCTACAACACATAAGCATTACCAAGAATCTTCTTGGAAATAGCCTAAGCTTTCTGTGCTCCTTGAGGAATGCCACCAACTTGCGAAGCTTGAGCATAAATTTTAACAAGTTTGAAGGGATTTTACCAGAATGCATTGGTAATTTGTCAGGAACTCTAGCAGTTTTAACCGTCGATAACAACAGATTATTTGGAAGCATTCCAGTTGCGATTGGCAATCTTGTCAACTTACAGAGGCTTGACATGTGGAATAATCAATTATCAGGTGATATCGACTTCATTGGAAAACTCCACAACTTAGTGTATTTGCAGTTACAGTACAATAGTATTTCTGGTGAAATCCCAAACTCTCTAGGTAACTTAACTAAGTTAACCTTTCTAAATCTTCGAAAGAATAATCTTCATGGAAGCATTCCTTCGAGTATAGGTAATTGCCGAACTCTGCAGGAACTCGCTCTCTCAAGCAACAATCTCAATGGCTCCATAACCCCGCATGTATTTCTCATTTCATCCTTATTCTTGCTCGAATTGTCTGATAACCATTTTACCGGTGGTGTTCCTAGCGAGATTGGGAATTTGAAAAACCTCGGTAAGCTTCTTTTTCATGCAAACATGTTAAGTGGGGAAATTCCAACCGCTCTTGGCAGTTGTACAAGCCTTGAGATGCTATACTTGCAGGGTAATTCCTTCCAAGGCCCTATTCCTTCATCCTTGCATTCCCTAAGAGGTCTTGAAATTCTAGACATTTCTCACAACAATTTATCTGGCCAAATTCCTGAATTCTTGGCAACATTTAGTTTTCTTATCAATTTGAATTTATCTTTCAATGATTTTGAAGGAATGGTGCCAACTGAAGGGGCATTTAAGAATTCAAGTGCTACTTCACTTGTTGGAAACACTATGCTTTGTGGCGGTATGCCCGAGTTCCATTTACCTTCATGCAAATTAAAAAGGAGGAGATTGCTTGTTATTATTACTTGTTCTGTTGTTGGGTTTCTCTCGGCAGTTTCTGTGGTTGCCTTGCTGTTTTTTGTCAGGTTACAAAAGCGAACTCGTTCATCTACTTCCTCATTATTTCCAAATTCACTTTTGCAAGCCTCATATAAGGATCTCCTTGATGCCACCGATGGTTTCTCCTCATCAAAACTAATTGGTGCTGGTAGCTTTGGTTCTGTATACAAAGGAATTCTTCGAGAAAGTGGAGCAATTATTGCTGTTAAGGTTGTTAATCTCCAGCATCACAAAGCTGCTAAGAGCTTCATGGCCGAATGCGAAGCCTTGAGAAATATTAGACATCGGAATCTTGTAAAAGTGTTAACTGTATGTTCAAGCATTGATTCTCAAGGAAATGAGTTCAAGGCTCTAGTTTATGAATTCATGGCTAATGGGAGCCTAGATGACTGGTTGCATCCTCTTCCTAGAGTTGACGACACACCAAACAAGTTAAATCTTCTTCAAAGGCTAGATATTGCCATTGATATTGCTTCGGCCCTTGAATATCTGCATCACCATTGCGAAACTCCGGTAGTTCACTGCGACTTGAAGCCAAGCAATATTCTACTCAATGATGAACTAGTTGGGCACATCGGTGACTTTGGGATAGCAAAATTCATTTCAGATTTCTGTAGCAGTCATCAGTCTAGTACTATTGGATTAAGAGGAACTATTGGTTACGCTCCTCCAG AATATGGGCTAGGAGCTGAGGTGTCAAAACAGGGTGATGTGTACAGCTATGGCATTCTCTTGCTGGAGATGTTTACTGGGAAGAGACCTACTCACGATATGTTCAAAGATGGAATAAGTCTTCATGAATTTGCTAAATCAGCTTTTCCAGATAGAGTGGTTGACATTTCAGATCCAATTCTCTTACATGAATTAAGGATAAGAGCAAATAATACTCCAAGTTCAAGTAGCACACCAAGTTCAAGTAGCACACAACACAACAGCGTTACAGAATGCTTGATTTCCGTAGTCGGAATTGGCGTTGCTTCTTCAGTTGAAGCACCCGGAGAGCGTATGATCATCAAAGATGTTACCATGAAGCTGTCTTCTATTAGAGAAAAGCTTCTGGCCGCTCGTCCAACCTGA